In the Geoanaerobacter pelophilus genome, AATTCTTCATGCGCTATGACACCGCGTCAGGCAAGGTTGTCAGTCCCAAGGACGTTTTTTCACAGGCTTTTGACTATTACGGCCGGACCGTTCCGGATGCCACCGGGAGCGTCAGGGTCAATCCTGTTGCTGCGCTGGATTGGCTGAAGGCCAACAGTGATAAGAAATTTTTTCTCTGGATAGAAACCGGGATGTTGCATCCGCCCTATTCGCAAACCGTTCCCGCACCATATAAGACACAGTTTGACCCATCGGACTACACCCCTTTCTACGAGCAATTCCCCATTCGGCCAGGTAAAAAAGTGACCGATAACGGGGTGCCGACAGAGGTCCTGTTTCACCTATACCGAGGCAACTATTACCTGGATTTCCAGCCGATCCACAAGCTGACCGACAAAGATGTTGCGTTTATCAATGCCCGCTATGATGCCGGTGTCTATTACACCGACACCTTTATCGGCGAACTGCTGAATACACTGGATAAGTTAAAACTGTCAGGCAAGACTCTGGTGGTCTTTCATTCGATCCATGGAGAGAGCCTTGGTGAGCACGGTTATTTTTTTCATCACGACGTCTTTGATACAGAAGTAAAAACTGCCTTGATGCTGAGATTTCCGGATAACAGCCAGGCAGGCAAAAGGATATCTCGACAGGTACAAGGAATCGACATCCTGCCAACCATCCTGGATTACCTCCAAATCCCTATCAACCATGAATCCCAGGGGGCCAGCCTGATGCCACTGGTAACCGGTGATGAAGCCGGGTTCAAAGGCTCTGATTATGCATTCATTGATCGCTTGCCTTGGTGGGAATATGTACTTGGCGGCTGGCATCTAGAGCATCAGTCAGAGCGGGCAGCACAGTACACGCCTCTGGAAATGACCAAGATGAAGGATTACAAGATCACATTGGATAATACCATTTTAGGAGGGCGATATCCGCAGGGGTGCATTGCCGTCAGGACCAACAAGTGGAAACTAATTCTCCGAGAAAAAAATAGCCTACTGGAAAATATCTCGTGGTGGAACTTCATCTCAGGCAATAAATTTCCTGTTGAGCCGCTTGAGCTGTATGACCTTAGCCTAGACCCACTGGAACAGAGAAATGCCGCCAAGGACCATCCAAAGGTGGTTGAAGCATTGAAAGCCAGGCTACTTGAGTGGGATGCCACAAACCCCAGAAATAAGTTAAAGGTAAATAGCAGCAAATCATCCGGGGTAATTCCCTATCCTTAACGAATAAGATTTCAGGCCGGATCATGTTACAAGGTAAAGGAGCAGGTAATAACAAATGGCAACAAAATATTTTCTTCTTAAATTTAAACATGCAGCCAGCCTTGCGATAATAGCTATGCTGCTTGCAACCCCCT is a window encoding:
- a CDS encoding sulfatase; this encodes MIKPAGNDPGSVFSAVVIVLFMLVIHSSSGGCSTASAAPVPERNEYTNIILVSLDILRPDHLGTYGYPKETSPNIDRLAKQSVLFENAIAHSYLTPVAHMSVITGQYPRNHAMVSFEVNKDQVSQRTLPAILKLYGYQTAAVVSSPEFFMRYDTASGKVVSPKDVFSQAFDYYGRTVPDATGSVRVNPVAALDWLKANSDKKFFLWIETGMLHPPYSQTVPAPYKTQFDPSDYTPFYEQFPIRPGKKVTDNGVPTEVLFHLYRGNYYLDFQPIHKLTDKDVAFINARYDAGVYYTDTFIGELLNTLDKLKLSGKTLVVFHSIHGESLGEHGYFFHHDVFDTEVKTALMLRFPDNSQAGKRISRQVQGIDILPTILDYLQIPINHESQGASLMPLVTGDEAGFKGSDYAFIDRLPWWEYVLGGWHLEHQSERAAQYTPLEMTKMKDYKITLDNTILGGRYPQGCIAVRTNKWKLILREKNSLLENISWWNFISGNKFPVEPLELYDLSLDPLEQRNAAKDHPKVVEALKARLLEWDATNPRNKLKVNSSKSSGVIPYP